One part of the uncultured Celeribacter sp. genome encodes these proteins:
- a CDS encoding glycosyltransferase, with protein MNTIADASPQVSASLLITTYNWPDALEKVFWGLFAQTRRDFEVIIADDGSRPETGELIARRLRARRSRSCMSGSRMRALGNAVS; from the coding sequence ATGAACACCATCGCCGATGCGTCGCCGCAGGTTTCTGCGTCCCTGTTGATCACGACCTACAATTGGCCGGACGCCTTGGAGAAGGTCTTTTGGGGCCTGTTTGCCCAGACCCGGCGCGATTTTGAGGTGATCATTGCCGACGATGGATCGAGGCCCGAGACCGGTGAGTTGATCGCGCGTAGGCTGCGCGCTCGCCGATCCCGATCGTGCATGTCTGGCAGCCGGATGAGGGCTTTGGGAAATGCCGTATCCTGA